The nucleotide window ATCTCGGCCAGCACGCCCCAGGCGAGGCCCGAATAGGGGGTCAGCTCGGAGGGCTTGGCCACCACCGTGCAGCCCGCCGCCAGCGCCGCGCCAATCTTGCGTGACAGCATGGAGGAGGGGAAGTTCCACGGCGTCACCGCCGTCACCACGCCCACCGGCTCCTTGGTGACGAGGATGCGGCGATTGCCCCACGGCGAGGGGATCACGTCGCCATAGAGGCGCCGGGCCTCTTCCGCGAACCAGCGCACATAGCCGGCGGAGGCGCCGATCTCACCCTTGGCCTCGGCCAGCGGCTTGCCCTGCTCGGTGGTGAGGATGGCGGCCAGCTCGTCCGCATTCTGGGTGATGAGGTCGGCGAGCTTGTGCAGCTTCGCCGCGCGCTCGGCGGCGGTGGTGGCGCGCCAGGTCTTGAAGGCTTCGGAGGCGGCCTCGATGGCGCGGCGGGTCTCGGCGGCGCCGGCCTTCGGAATGGTGCCGATGATCTCGCCGGTGGCGGGATTGTTGACCTCGATGGTGGCGCCTGAGTCCGCATCCACCCAGGCGCCGCCGATCAGCATCTTGTCGCGCAGCAGCGGGAAGCGCGCGGTCGCAGGACGGGAAAGGGGCTGGGGTGCTGCCATGGGGGGCTCCTGAGGGGCATGAAGTGCCGGGGCGATCGAACGCCCGCGATGGATATACGATATAGGACGGCGCGGCCAGCCTGACAGGGGCGACTCCTCGGCGCACGCCGGGTTTTACTGTGCGCAAGCTTCCAGGCTCGGGCGCCTCAGCGCACGCAGGTGATGGAGTGGAAGGGAACCACCTGTTCCTTCTGCCCGGTCCCGGCGGCCACCTGGCACCTGAGATAGTCCCGGCCCACGCTGAGGGGGGCGAAACCGGTGAGGGTGTTTCCACCAATCACCTGGATGATGATGGCCTGCCCATCCTTGTGGCTGACGATGTCGAGGATGGCAGCACGGAAGTCATCTTCCTTGAACTGACACTGCATTGCGTCCCTCCCGGGGATCGGCGGCGTGCCCTTCCGGCGCCCGGCGGCGTGCCTGCGGATGCGACTATAACCCGCAAGTGCCGGTAACGGTCATGCGTTGAATGCATGCGACACGGCGGTCTCATTCACAGTTGATCGTTGTCAAAAGCGGACCCAGCGGAAGGGCGTATCAAAAGACGTCTGCTGCGGGAGCCTCTACCATGCTCAAGATTGCGATCCTCGTCTGGCTCATTCTCGCCACCACCTTTGCGGGCGCGGCCATCCTGTTTGTCCTGGCCATGCCGTCCCTGGCGGGGCAGGACATGCGCCTCATCCCCATCGCTGCCGCCATCGGCGCTGTCGTCGCCATTCCGGCGGCCTATGTGGTGGCCAAGCGCATCCTTGCCGTCACCGTCAGGCAGGTCTGAGGCGTGCTCTAAAGCGTTTTCGAGCGAAGTGGACACCGGTTCGCGTCAAGAAAACGCGTTGAAGCAAAGTCTCAAGCGGTTTGCCTGAGCCTGGGCGAGCGGAAATCGCGCGAACGTCAGCCCCGCGCGATGGCGTGAAAAAAGCCGCCCGTGACGCTGCCGCGCCGGCTGCCGGCGGGGCCCAGCGGGCGGCCTTCGGCATCGGACAGTTCGGCGAGGGGCGCGTCCCCGCCGCGGGTGACGACGGTCGCGTAGTGGAACTCGTGGCCGCGCACCGTTTCCCCCGTCGCCCCGAGGGGCGAGGGGGCCAGAAGGCGGGCCGCCCGATAGCCGAGGTTCATCTTGCGGCGGGCAAAGCTGGTCTCGAGGTCCAGCAGGCCGAGCATGGCGTGGGTGGTGCCGTCTGCGTCGGTCAGCGCTCGGCCAAGAGCCATGTAGCCGCCGCACTCCCCATGCACGGGCTTGGACTGCGCAAATCGCCGCGTGCCTTCTAGGAAGCGGGCCGCTGTCGCCAGCCGTCCGGCATGAAGCTCGGGATAGCCGCCAGGCAGCCAGCACACGTCACAGGACGGGTCCGGCGCCTCGTCGGCAAGCGGTGAGAAGGGGTGGATTTCCGCCCCCAGTGCCCGCCAGCCCGCCAGCAGATGGCCATACATGAAGCTGAAAGCCGCATCCTGCGCCAGTGCGATCCTTTGGCCGGGCGGCGCGATGAGCGCGTTCGCATCTCCCGCTGCGAGACCGAGAGGACCGGCGGCGGCGCGGATGCCGTCGAGGTCGAGATGGCGTTCGCCGAGATCGGCCAGGGCTTCGAGGCGGGCGGCGAGATCGTCGGTCTCCCCGGCCTGCACCAGCCCCAGATGACGCTCAGGCAGCACGATGGTCGCCTCGCGCGGGACTGTTCCAAGGATGGGGACGCCCAGCGGGGCGACGGCCTCGCGGATCATGCGGATATGCCGCTCGCTGCCGAGCTTGTTCAGCACCACGCCGGCGATGCGCACCCGAGGATCATGGGTGAGGAAGCCGCGCAGCACCGCCGCCGCCGTCTGGGATTGCCCCGACACATCCAGCACCAGCAGCACCGGCAGGCCGAGCCGGGCGGCGATGTCGGCTCCCGCGCCGGTGCGGCCCGGCTCGGTCGCTACCCCGTCAAAGAGGCCCATGGCGCCTTCCGCCACCAGCAGCTCGGCGCCCTGCGCGGCTGTCGAGGCGAGGTGGTCGACGAGGGCCGGCGGCATGGCCCAGCTGTCGAGATTGAGGCCCGGACGGCCGGTGGCGGCGGCATGGAAGGCGGGGTCGATATAGTCCGGTCCCGATTTCGCCGCCCGCACGGCGACGCCCCGCCGTGCCAAAGCCGCGAGCAGGGCGAGGGTGATCGTCGTCTTGCCCGAGCCGGAGCGCGGGGCGGCGATGAGGAGGCCACGGGGGGCATAGGGGGCGTTCACTGTTCGCTTCCCCCTTCCGCAGTCCGCCTGGCCTCTCTATCAAGGCGGTCATGAGCGACGTGCCGAGCGATGGTCCCGAAGGCGCCCCCACCGACCGTCCGCTGAAGCGCGGCTGGACCACGGGCACCTGTGCCGCCGGCGCGGCCAAGGCCGCTTTTGCCGCGCTCGTCACCGGCGCCTTTCCCGATCCGGTCGAGGTGGAACTGCCCGGCGGCGCCCGTCCCGCCTTCGCCCTCGCGGTTCAGGATCTCGGCCCCGACAGCGCCATGGCCGGCATCGTCAAGGATGCGGGCGACGATCCGGATGTGACCCACGGTGCCTTGGTGCGCGCCACCGTCCGACGCGGGGCGACGGGGGCGGGCGTCACCTTCCGGGCCGGGGAGGGGGTGGGCACGGTGACGCGGCCGGGCCTGCCGATCCCGCCCGGCGAGCCGGCCATCAATCCCGTGCCGCGCCGCATGATCGCCGCCGGCATCGCCGAGGTGGCGCGCGCGGCGGGCGTTGCGGCCGATGCGGACGTGGAAATCTCCATCGCCGA belongs to Xanthobacter autotrophicus Py2 and includes:
- a CDS encoding conserved hypothetical protein (KEGG: bja:bsr3073 hypothetical protein), producing MLKIAILVWLILATTFAGAAILFVLAMPSLAGQDMRLIPIAAAIGAVVAIPAAYVVAKRILAVTVRQV
- a CDS encoding cobyrinic acid a,c-diamide synthase (TIGRFAM: cobyrinic acid a,c-diamide synthase~PFAM: Cobyrinic acid ac-diamide synthase; CobB/CobQ domain protein glutamine amidotransferase~KEGG: mlo:mlr1387 cobyrinic acid a,c-diamide synthase); this encodes MNAPYAPRGLLIAAPRSGSGKTTITLALLAALARRGVAVRAAKSGPDYIDPAFHAAATGRPGLNLDSWAMPPALVDHLASTAAQGAELLVAEGAMGLFDGVATEPGRTGAGADIAARLGLPVLLVLDVSGQSQTAAAVLRGFLTHDPRVRIAGVVLNKLGSERHIRMIREAVAPLGVPILGTVPREATIVLPERHLGLVQAGETDDLAARLEALADLGERHLDLDGIRAAAGPLGLAAGDANALIAPPGQRIALAQDAAFSFMYGHLLAGWRALGAEIHPFSPLADEAPDPSCDVCWLPGGYPELHAGRLATAARFLEGTRRFAQSKPVHGECGGYMALGRALTDADGTTHAMLGLLDLETSFARRKMNLGYRAARLLAPSPLGATGETVRGHEFHYATVVTRGGDAPLAELSDAEGRPLGPAGSRRGSVTGGFFHAIARG